TTGCAGAAAATAGATgttctttcatcttttttaattcgatgtgATTTAGTTGcttcttctaattcttttgaaaGTCTTTTTCCAGTCCTTTTAGATGATGCATTCAATTCTAATACActaaagatacaaaaaaagttttttcattattattaaatatataagattaattaaatcttttaatacttACGTATAACCAAATTCATTTGCTATTGCATAAACACTTGCAGTTTTACCACATCCATATGGTCCTAATAATATTGCTActtgattattttcattaatttttgatcgacTATTATCAGacgaataaaattcatcttcACTGCTGATATCTTCATTTGTAAAAGTTGCTTTCCATCCAAGTAACCattcctttaattttattattgcttcTTCATTTCCAATTACTTCACAAGAACTTTTTGGTCTATATTTATAAGTCCAATTATAACATTCAAATTGATCtacttttgttttatatcCCATTGTCCCTTTATTCtctaattgtttattttttctagtTCTTGTAGCTGATACTGATATCTTGGGCTTTTCCTTAACAATATGTGAAATAACATTCCACATATCTTTTACATTTGTACAATGTTTTTCTAAATCTATTAAGGCTTCTTGAACCTttggtttattaattttttctaatgtttttaattcctttttggAAAAATCTATGATATGTTTAaagtgatttaaatttatatttggaatGTAATTCCTATGCACTTTCTgtggaatatgaaaaatattattttcattccatAATACATTGTTTGATTGTGTAATATGACTTATAAGAGGAAATGGTAATGTATCatgaacatttatttttttgtttgcatttttattattgttatcaatTACATCTGGTTGTAAAAACAACCGACGAGCTGCTATTATTTCTGGATCTGgtttttttcgttttgtaAATAAAGGAGCTAATTTATCAGatgtttttctctttaaattattattggcaataattttgtaattattatcataattctgttcattttccataatattttttaaattagaattatgatatttatataaatttttatcttctgtcAATGTCCATTCATGTTTAtcaaagttaattaatttctgtttattttcattatggctattatttaaacatttattattgttcacTATATAATTGtgctttgaatttttcaattgatcattttttactttcaatttcgtatgtaCATTTGTTTgctttgatatttctttatttttttcttttaatgaattttccaaatttatatttttacttgatttaaaatttttatgtttttctttatttaatacaatttttgtctttggtgaaaatattttttcttcatcactACTTCCATctgcttgaaaaaaaaaaataattggtaaaaaacaaatataattaataaacatatatgaaataaaatatgagaaaaaaaaaatcagcgATCAAAGTGTAAAAATTCATTGCCATCAAccaaaatattagaatttgggagacttatatatattttttctcatcatatatatttctttagatcttttatatttttaagaattaaaattaatatctttactaCTTTTAAGGTAcctgatatattttcatttttatgagtTTGAAGTTTGATTCTTAATGACCATCTATGTTTATTATGTTGttgttcaatattttgatttttttccttattatttGATACATCAATGTTTTCAGATTCAATGACTTGAATATCATctatttcagaaaattctgatttattttttttacttgataatatttcattatttaactttgatttatataatccaTGTCTAATAGTGTTTTCTATATGTACATCAGCTTTTACTACAAGAGTAGATACATTTGCCATATTTGTATGTACCAAATTAACAGGAGTtttgctataaaaataaaaataaatcttaaaaataattcatagttcatttttaaatataaattattaattttttacctgaaataatttaataaattactagTTTGttgtttatgatttaaaatagttgtatttgtattattatcttttttctcttctctttttggTTTTACATGATTTTGTGttattctttctatcttttcactttcttttatatcgGCAACCTTccttttagaatattttttatcattgctattatttgtatttatatctttattgatatttgttttatcatttgattcttttttatattttttgttactggttaaacaagttttaaaatttctttcttttcttttcttttcatttttgatattataattatttgtttgcaAATCTATATCACATGTAtgatttattgtttcattgtgttcaaaatgattttgaaaactttcagaaagagaataatttttggatgtttcatataaatttttgttttcattatttaacttAGAAAATGGACTAGGTGTTTTATCAATCATATCACTGCTACTTTCTATAATGTCACATACTCTTTCTTTTGATTTCGttcgagatattttaatttttacacgattgcgctttttttttgaatttttatatttcgtttcttcttttgtatCATCATtagaatatatcgatatattattattagattgtacagtattttcaaaatactgtgtaatatttttcatccttcATTACTACATGAgactttaaaaatgttaaaatggcgataaaagtataattgatatagataatatttattatttactcatAGTAGAATGAGATTTTGGCGCCACAATACaatgtataaatacattaaatattgttatgaatttcattataGTGTTATTGCTATCTATTTATTCTAGGgttttttcagatatattattaaattttaatattccaatttagttatttttgtttcttttttatttttattttcttgaaagtttgaaataaatttttatatagatttttttcatatataaatttcaaaaataacgatctggattaaatttttaattaaagaattataattttttgaacttgtttttatattttttatagtctttaatatgtataaaattgattatctttgatatataattgattatcctaattaataattatcaaaatttgttaatttaaaaattatattatattttcatttttagtattttttaactatatgatgccattttgaatttttattcgattctctAATCAGATTGGAAGATAGTATGAAGATGTGcatcaaattcaaattgtcTTTCGGTTAAAGAATACAAATTGTATCGAAgtctaacattttttaattttcttattaaaatttatagaataataaaaaaaatccaaaatttttagtattcaaaattaacatatttaattattcaatttctaattttaattattattgtttcattgtgttcaaaaacattttttgtattttttaaaatattaaatatataatatatatatatatataataagtttaataattgttagtaATAATATACAGTATTATCATactgtatattttcattttatatgtttctaatactaaatataaataataaattgaaaaaataagaagtatAGTTACATGTAATGGAtacatagaataattaaaaaattttttatgaaaattttttgttttttattatttattatataaattattgtttcatcgtgttcaatagttttttaatattagattttaatactttaatatccATAATTCTatacttttcaaattaataaaatgtcaaTTTAAGAGTTatgtgattaattttaaaaacaaaaaatataaaaacatgttGATActtgatatataatgattgtTAATATGCATGTAAAaatgtgtaattttaatttaaattaagtttaatattatatattgtatgtttGTTCTTACATAAGttattgtttgattttttaatctcataaaatattgaaatagtccatttgtttttaataatttttaataattaaattaatttttatactttaaaaaaaacttgtaatttagatttaattgaaattatactgaattttaataatatttatatttttatttatatttatataataatatttttttgaaaaaatatatacgattaaataaattaggatttttaattgaatttttatatataatgtttttttgttttattataataaattttaataaatcaattttttaataatattttgattgataattcatattatttttgattacgatttctttaaaatgaatattttgttatcataaatttttattaaacaaattatataatttgcataataatattattataatattatttgcatataatataataaaacattattatgctttctataaaaatttttatgatagcTGTTTAAGTTGAACCAAATATAGGCGAATACACAAAAATACCGATATTTTACTAgccaataatcaataatatttgtcaTTTTAATTTGATCTCTATATTTTCACttctaatttctattaataactcattgaataatatatcacTTTAAAatgtggaatatttatttattttgtgctatttttttaattttgtttataattagaaaattatatttaaatatatatagcgtACATAAAAATGTTTGTATTATTGTTCTTGGAGATTTGGGCAGGAGTCCTAGAATGCAATATCATGCATTATCATTTGCAAAAGAAGGTTTTACAATAGATATTATAGGTTATCCTGGTTCAATACCTTTAagagaaataagagaaaatccttttatacatatttactaTCTTTATCCCTttccaaaaatagaaaatagtacgtgtttaatattactaatattataagaattttataatttattttgtttaaagcataatgtaaatatttatatatttcatgtataaattgaaaattgtaaattacaaattatttaaaataataacttttaaattcttatttgaaaaaagattgttatataatataaatttgaatatttttgaaaaaatttttttttaaatatttcagaattatcTCCTTTACTTTATTATGTGATAAAAACAATATGGCAAACATTTAATCTTTCATGgtttttatttactaaaaaattatcaaattatatattggtaCAAAATCCACCTTCAATACCAACAATTCCCATTTGTtggttttattctattattgttggttcacaatttattattgattggcATAATTATGCATATACTCTCAtggcattaaatttaaaagatgatCATTTACTTGTAAGATTTGCAAGAGCAATTGAAATGTATTTTGGTTCTAAAGCAAATCATAATTTCTGTGTATCTCAAACAATGAAAGAAGATTTACAATTAAAGTGGAAAATTATGTGAGTAaagtgtaaaattatataatatatatctataattatatttttttgaatttataattcattacttctctttttcttttatttagtgCAGAGGTATTATATGATCGTCCAAGCAATGAATTTCAACCtatatcattaaaagaaaaacatgaatttttattaaaattaagttacaaatatgatatattcaaAGGACCAAAAGAAAACTCAACTATATTTAcagaatgtattaaaaatgaaataaaactatCTCGTAAAAGACCaggttttataatatcaagtaCAAGTTGGACAGAAGAtgaagatttttcaatattattaaatgcattACAAggtatgttatattttaatatagatatatatgtcatttatttatttttaaattatttattatattttaaatcttttatattatagaatatgaaaattcaattgtagaaaatttgtataatttgcctgatttaatttgtataattactgGTAAAGgtcctttaaaaaatttttatacagctattataaaattaaggaaTTGGAAACATGTTACAATAATAACACCTTGGCTTGAAAATGAAGATTATCCAAAAATGTtaggtattaaaatataattaaattttgtatttattttcatatatatttatgcataaaaaatataattcatgttTATAGCTAGTGCAGATTTAGGTATTTGTCTTCATACATCATCTAGTGGATTAGACTTACCAATGAAAGTTATTGATATGTTTGGTTGTGAATTACCAGTTTgtgcatataattttaaatggtaaatagatatattttataaacaatttagtatgatatatatatataaaaatataaatatatataaattttaatttatatgcagATTtagtatcatttaaaatatatcaaatttgattatttgatatctatttatatttatttttaataatatcttgtcttttaataatatcttaatcattatttaatattaatattattttcaatataaataaattttaataaaaataaatttatttttatattatttttgtttaagtttataatatattgcaaaaaggaatatataaatatttatattttattatcaaattttttatatagtgtttctatttttcagtTTATCAGAACTTGTTAAACATAATGAAAATGGCATGgtttttttaaatgacaaaGAATTagcaatacaattaatatcatGGTTTGAAGACTttcctaataataatactcaatgcaaattagataaaaaatttcgagaagaattgcacaaatttcaaaaaaaccgATGGCATGGTAATTGGACTTCTATTGTTTTACcttattttaatcaacaaCTTATggcttgttaatttttttgttttatatattttttaacttgtgtaatatatttttatttatatagttttttaatttttctatatctttaaaaacttAACGTAACCtatccttccttctccttatttttatagaaattttttatacataataagtcattttattaatttaaaaaataaacccTAAAAAGTTCTaactattttaagaataaaatattatttaaacaaatttgaattaaatattattaaaatcaatgtaaaatataatactaattattaattatttataatcaaatattaaaaatttactttccataaaataaattttacatatatatatatatatatttaaaaatttgaataatgtatGTTTATgtgtcataatattttaattaagttaatttgaatatgatttcagataaataaacaaattatcactaatattttatcaaaataacttattaaaatattttttattagctataaattatataaatcattcttttatattattataaaattattgcataatatataaaaataaaattaaaagatataaaagaattgcaaaaattataatatatatgaaatatatattattatatatttatatcttttttttattttattcgttataaattatataatgaatagaatgatatatgataaaacaGACAAatcaacatatatttatttaaattttttattcataagaaTAACTTATACATTTCATTGTATGAaaagtatatgaaatttaattatttgtaattattcacaaatttaaaaaataaaaataattggttattatatttaaaaagaatgattttaaatcaggtacaaaatatttaaactaaaaGACGTTCAATTTCTTGTTGTATGGCTTGAATCTGTGGTTTTAATTGAGAACCTTCATTAACTGTCACAGAACAAGCAACAACAGGTCTAGATACACCACAAGCACGACCTAGAGCTTGTTTGCTTCTAACAAATACATATGGAACATTCTTATCTTCACATAATAATGGcaagtgtaataaaatttctaaaggtTCTGCATCTGCAGCCATTACAATAAATTCTGATAGACCGCGATTTAATGTTTTTGTTGCTTCATTAGCTCCTTttcttaattgtttataattcattGCTTGTTGTACTAAATTTAAGATCTTAGCAGTTAATGTAGCATCTGCTAAAGGATATGCTTTAGGATTAACTTCATCtccctaaaaaaaatataaaaaaataaacaatatcattataaatataatattaaataatattaatataataatttaaaaataatttaaataaatataactaaaattattgttatttataattacattttacacTAACTAAAATGATTAAGTAACCACGTGTATGAAACTTAACCTATAagattatactatataaaaaaataaataattataagaaaatttaccatttttgttaatgaaattatatctttatgtattttttagttaaaaataatttttaaaaattaaatactccTCTCTgcgtttttatataaaaatcgctTCACTGAGGACAAAACGTTCAAAATCACTTCACTTATAAAACGTAATACTATTACTCTCATTCTCTAACTCTCCGCAAGTTTCAAATATACAaggtgttttatttatatcgatttctGTAAATAGCTtggaatttattgatattgattttaaaatatttc
The window above is part of the Apis mellifera strain DH4 linkage group LG11, Amel_HAv3.1, whole genome shotgun sequence genome. Proteins encoded here:
- the LOC412606 gene encoding ATPase family AAA domain-containing protein 5 → MKNITQYFENTVQSNNNISIYSNDDTKEETKYKNSKKKRNRVKIKISRTKSKERVCDIIESSSDMIDKTPSPFSKLNNENKNLYETSKNYSLSESFQNHFEHNETINHTCDIDLQTNNYNIKNEKKRKERNFKTCLTSNKKYKKESNDKTNINKDINTNNSNDKKYSKRKVADIKESEKIERITQNHVKPKREEKKDNNTNTTILNHKQQTSNLLNYFSKTPVNLVHTNMANVSTLVVKADVHIENTIRHGLYKSKLNNEILSSKKNKSEFSEIDDIQVIESENIDVSNNKEKNQNIEQQHNKHRWSLRIKLQTHKNENISDGSSDEEKIFSPKTKIVLNKEKHKNFKSSKNINLENSLKEKNKEISKQTNVHTKLKVKNDQLKNSKHNYIVNNNKCLNNSHNENKQKLINFDKHEWTLTEDKNLYKYHNSNLKNIMENEQNYDNNYKIIANNNLKRKTSDKLAPLFTKRKKPDPEIIAARRLFLQPDVIDNNNKNANKKINVHDTLPFPLISHITQSNNVLWNENNIFHIPQKVHRNYIPNINLNHFKHIIDFSKKELKTLEKINKPKVQEALIDLEKHCTNVKDMWNVISHIVKEKPKISVSATRTRKNKQLENKGTMGYKTKVDQFECYNWTYKYRPKSSCEVIGNEEAIIKLKEWLLGWKATFTNEDISSEDEFYSSDNSRSKINENNQVAILLGPYGCGKTASVYAIANEFGYTVLELNASSKRTGKRLSKELEEATKSHRIKKDERTSIFCNSVSNGIIPPKIPQNSLILIDDVDIIFEEDEGFISATYQLVSNSKRPIVMTCRDICPHLNKMAPQQNRIYFKDVLNDRVSILLELISLAESGYRLPPNCIAELLQYGDLRKAILQLQYILLSGPPRILKQTINFKDSFWRKMKYYIYKPVIKENNYKKKREKMINNEKTIGDKIMLLDIAKKLDNIALLSSLIDIEDSALNLEQIKIHSNLSLVENSAQYSASNNICSEIAEWIGNQIINKDQLFGYNEIQYQNNIMLRKQLSKGLNITLSHTTSLLLDRQIIATDYLPSVRTICRAEELRANSNNKRGNRFFHYLHNLKASSTFFKSNVLAAACKVMYDEIDNE
- the LOC551379 gene encoding chitobiosyldiphosphodolichol beta-mannosyltransferase isoform X1, whose product is MWNIYLFCAIFLILFIIRKLYLNIYSVHKNVCIIVLGDLGRSPRMQYHALSFAKEGFTIDIIGYPGSIPLREIRENPFIHIYYLYPFPKIENKLSPLLYYVIKTIWQTFNLSWFLFTKKLSNYILVQNPPSIPTIPICWFYSIIVGSQFIIDWHNYAYTLMALNLKDDHLLVRFARAIEMYFGSKANHNFCVSQTMKEDLQLKWKIIAEVLYDRPSNEFQPISLKEKHEFLLKLSYKYDIFKGPKENSTIFTECIKNEIKLSRKRPGFIISSTSWTEDEDFSILLNALQEYENSIVENLYNLPDLICIITGKGPLKNFYTAIIKLRNWKHVTIITPWLENEDYPKMLASADLGICLHTSSSGLDLPMKVIDMFGCELPVCAYNFKCLSELVKHNENGMVFLNDKELAIQLISWFEDFPNNNTQCKLDKKFREELHKFQKNRWHGIEDNIFLNNRPIIGILSQEISYSLNEKYPGKYDSYIAASYVKFIEGAGARVVPIWIGKNKSYYEELLSKINGVLWPGGSTYFNQSNGYADAGYMIYNIAKKMNKNGDYFPLFGICLGFELLTYVTANRVEHRTHCNSMNQQLPLEFTRGFRNSRMFGNTSSNVIDILKTKNVTGNYHKYCVTTKNLDDVGIKNKFRILSVNNDSTKIQFISSLEHVTLPFYALQFHPEKNLYEWIRGKKIPHGKDSTIIAQYFADFFVNEARKNNHKFDDEDEESRSLIYNYPVTYTGLKKSSFLQCYLFKKTDTI
- the LOC551379 gene encoding chitobiosyldiphosphodolichol beta-mannosyltransferase isoform X3, with translation MWNIYLFCAIFLILFIIRKLYLNIYSVHKNVCIIVLGDLGRSPRMQYHALSFAKEGFTIDIIGYPGSIPLREIRENPFIHIYYLYPFPKIENKLSPLLYYVIKTIWQTFNLSWFLFTKKLSNYILVQNPPSIPTIPICWFYSIIVGSQFIIDWHNYAYTLMALNLKDDHLLVRFARAIEMYFGSKANHNFCVSQTMKEDLQLKWKIIAEVLYDRPSNEFQPISLKEKHEFLLKLSYKYDIFKGPKENSTIFTECIKNEIKLSRKRPGFIISSTSWTEDEDFSILLNALQEYENSIVENLYNLPDLICIITGKGPLKNFYTAIIKLRNWKHVTIITPWLENEDYPKMLASADLGICLHTSSSGLDLPMKVIDMFGCELPVCAYNFKCLSELVKHNENGMVFLNDKELAIQLISWFEDFPNNNTQCKLDKKFREELHKFQKNRWHGILSQEISYSLNEKYPGKYDSYIAASYVKFIEGAGARVVPIWIGKNKSYYEELLSKINGVLWPGGSTYFNQSNGYADAGYMIYNIAKKMNKNGDYFPLFGICLGFELLTYVTANRVEHRTHCNSMNQQLPLEFTRGFRNSRMFGNTSSNVIDILKTKNVTGNYHKYCVTTKNLDDVGIKNKFRILSVNNDSTKIQFISSLEHVTLPFYALQFHPEKNLYEWIRGKKIPHGKDSTIIAQYFADFFVNEARKNNHKFDDEDEESRSLIYNYPVTYTGLKKSSFLQCYLFKKTDTI
- the LOC551379 gene encoding chitobiosyldiphosphodolichol beta-mannosyltransferase isoform X2, whose product is MWNIYLFCAIFLILFIIRKLYLNIYSVHKNVCIIVLGDLGRSPRMQYHALSFAKEGFTIDIIGYPGSIPLREIRENPFIHIYYLYPFPKIENKLSPLLYYVIKTIWQTFNLSWFLFTKKLSNYILVQNPPSIPTIPICWFYSIIVGSQFIIDWHNYAYTLMALNLKDDHLLVRFARAIEMYFGSKANHNFCVSQTMKEDLQLKWKIIAEVLYDRPSNEFQPISLKEKHEFLLKLSYKYDIFKGPKENSTIFTECIKNEIKLSRKRPGFIISSTSWTEDEDFSILLNALQENLYNLPDLICIITGKGPLKNFYTAIIKLRNWKHVTIITPWLENEDYPKMLASADLGICLHTSSSGLDLPMKVIDMFGCELPVCAYNFKCLSELVKHNENGMVFLNDKELAIQLISWFEDFPNNNTQCKLDKKFREELHKFQKNRWHGIEDNIFLNNRPIIGILSQEISYSLNEKYPGKYDSYIAASYVKFIEGAGARVVPIWIGKNKSYYEELLSKINGVLWPGGSTYFNQSNGYADAGYMIYNIAKKMNKNGDYFPLFGICLGFELLTYVTANRVEHRTHCNSMNQQLPLEFTRGFRNSRMFGNTSSNVIDILKTKNVTGNYHKYCVTTKNLDDVGIKNKFRILSVNNDSTKIQFISSLEHVTLPFYALQFHPEKNLYEWIRGKKIPHGKDSTIIAQYFADFFVNEARKNNHKFDDEDEESRSLIYNYPVTYTGLKKSSFLQCYLFKKTDTI
- the LOC102655272 gene encoding NHP2-like protein 1, which gives rise to MGDEVNPKAYPLADATLTAKILNLVQQAMNYKQLRKGANEATKTLNRGLSEFIVMAADAEPLEILLHLPLLCEDKNVPYVFVRSKQALGRACGVSRPVVACSVTVNEGSQLKPQIQAIQQEIERLLV